Proteins encoded within one genomic window of Streptomyces profundus:
- the cas3 gene encoding CRISPR-associated helicase Cas3', giving the protein MIERMRHGALTAPAPWKAAYSEFQSGGWWTTSLMNASGEAADGAACPTGLLQRMPATAVLLAGLGLSYMWVRLARLAIHHQQPLKPEFRVVSSKSSSGPLCSRTVTRMGVEVNGEELYAHSRCAGSGVRHGLAEHLRGTAALAGRFGGVFGAAELAEYLALVHDVGKGCCAWQNTLINHAEPNDKPVGIPHKDAGAWLAQEYTSKMLAAVVHGHHGGLSERNRVAEVVKNVRSGTDADARNARESVDAVSAVVPEILPGQRLALPAWLGALPARERGLGKDLLIRMLFSCLVDADYLDTAAHFDGTGTPRVAGDADMAVLGARFETRRAEFLAGREPSRVDAIRSGVYEQALAAAEREPGLYVLHVPTGGGKTLASAGFALRHAARHRMGRIVFAVPFISITEQNAAVYRDLLDPHRGEPGGPVVLEHHSSADLEEEVAGPWARLAAENWDAPVVVTTTVQLFQSLFSHRPAAMRKLHRLAGSVIVLDEVQALPDRLLAPILSVLRGLVDHFGASVVLASATQPEFWARPEWDGAARHLVVDDVSTLFDELRRVTYHWRSDEGGSWETIAEEILEEPGSRVLTVVNTTRDAATLHRLLAEALAPADDDLADADEASERPMVLHLSTRMTAGHRREVIDLIRKRLAERQPTFVVSTSLIEAGVDLDFPCVYRAVAPAESMQQAAGRCNRDGRDDDGRVVIFRPAEGGDPKSKSYKAAKEASERFFGPELAAPDDLAALSSYYAERYAAQGSDGRAFGEEIQRLRRELDFPEVARSFQMIDDAYSQPVVVIRPELTEAERDVIEADIKSLGDPYPTGPEVWRRLQPHTASLPRHEVREALNNRLADLVVGDLVVWRGFYDPLRGLDSERVEDPTAFLV; this is encoded by the coding sequence GTGATCGAGCGGATGCGACATGGGGCCCTTACCGCTCCGGCGCCCTGGAAGGCCGCGTACAGCGAGTTCCAGTCCGGTGGCTGGTGGACCACGTCGCTGATGAACGCCTCCGGCGAGGCCGCCGATGGCGCCGCCTGCCCGACCGGTCTGCTACAGCGGATGCCGGCGACCGCAGTCCTGTTGGCCGGGCTCGGGCTGTCCTACATGTGGGTGCGGCTCGCGCGGCTGGCTATACACCATCAACAGCCGCTCAAACCTGAGTTTCGGGTGGTCTCCTCAAAGAGCTCATCAGGACCCCTGTGTAGTCGTACAGTTACGCGCATGGGGGTGGAGGTGAACGGTGAGGAGTTGTACGCGCACAGTCGGTGTGCGGGGTCCGGGGTTCGTCATGGGTTGGCTGAACACCTGCGGGGGACGGCCGCGTTGGCGGGGCGGTTCGGTGGGGTGTTCGGCGCGGCTGAGCTGGCGGAGTACCTGGCCCTTGTCCACGACGTGGGCAAGGGATGCTGTGCCTGGCAGAACACGCTGATCAATCACGCGGAGCCCAACGACAAGCCCGTCGGCATCCCGCACAAGGACGCGGGGGCGTGGCTGGCGCAGGAGTACACATCCAAGATGCTCGCGGCAGTGGTGCACGGGCACCATGGCGGTCTGTCCGAGCGCAACAGGGTCGCGGAAGTCGTGAAGAACGTGCGGTCCGGGACCGACGCCGACGCCAGGAACGCGCGAGAGTCCGTGGATGCCGTTTCCGCCGTCGTCCCCGAGATCCTTCCCGGTCAACGCCTCGCCCTGCCAGCATGGTTGGGAGCGTTGCCGGCCCGCGAGCGGGGGCTGGGCAAGGACCTCCTGATCCGGATGCTGTTCAGCTGCCTGGTGGACGCCGACTACCTGGACACGGCCGCCCACTTTGACGGCACGGGGACACCGCGCGTCGCGGGAGACGCCGACATGGCCGTGCTCGGTGCTCGCTTCGAGACTCGGCGGGCGGAGTTCCTGGCAGGACGAGAGCCATCGCGTGTCGATGCCATTCGCAGCGGGGTGTACGAGCAGGCGCTCGCCGCCGCCGAGCGGGAGCCGGGGCTGTATGTGCTCCATGTGCCGACGGGAGGCGGGAAGACGCTGGCCTCGGCCGGGTTCGCGCTCCGTCATGCCGCCAGGCACCGGATGGGGCGGATCGTGTTCGCCGTTCCGTTCATCAGCATCACCGAGCAGAACGCCGCCGTGTACCGCGATCTGCTGGATCCGCACAGGGGCGAGCCCGGCGGTCCGGTGGTTCTTGAGCACCACAGCTCCGCCGACCTGGAGGAGGAAGTCGCCGGCCCCTGGGCGCGGTTGGCGGCGGAGAACTGGGACGCTCCGGTGGTTGTCACCACGACGGTTCAGTTGTTCCAGTCGTTGTTCTCCCACCGCCCGGCCGCGATGCGGAAGCTGCATCGGCTGGCCGGATCCGTGATCGTGTTGGACGAAGTGCAGGCGCTTCCGGACCGGTTGCTCGCACCGATCCTGAGCGTTTTGCGCGGGCTGGTGGACCACTTCGGCGCGTCGGTGGTCCTGGCCTCGGCGACGCAGCCGGAGTTCTGGGCCCGCCCCGAGTGGGACGGTGCCGCCCGTCATCTGGTGGTCGACGATGTGTCCACGCTCTTCGACGAGTTGCGTCGGGTGACGTACCACTGGCGGTCGGACGAGGGGGGTTCCTGGGAGACGATCGCCGAGGAGATCCTCGAAGAGCCGGGTTCTCGGGTGCTGACCGTGGTCAACACGACCCGCGACGCCGCCACGCTCCACCGCCTGCTCGCCGAAGCGCTGGCGCCGGCTGACGATGACTTGGCGGATGCGGACGAGGCATCCGAACGGCCCATGGTTCTGCATCTGTCGACCAGGATGACGGCCGGGCATCGACGAGAAGTGATCGACCTTATCCGGAAGCGATTGGCGGAACGACAGCCGACGTTCGTTGTGTCAACAAGTCTGATCGAGGCTGGAGTTGATCTCGACTTTCCGTGCGTCTACCGGGCGGTGGCCCCCGCAGAGTCCATGCAACAGGCGGCAGGCCGTTGTAACCGGGACGGGCGTGACGACGACGGCAGGGTCGTCATCTTCCGCCCGGCGGAGGGCGGCGACCCGAAAAGTAAGTCGTACAAAGCGGCAAAGGAGGCGTCCGAACGCTTCTTCGGCCCGGAACTCGCCGCGCCCGATGATCTCGCTGCCCTGTCCTCGTACTACGCCGAGCGGTACGCGGCGCAGGGGAGCGACGGACGTGCGTTCGGGGAGGAGATCCAGCGGCTGCGGCGAGAGCTGGACTTCCCGGAGGTGGCCAGGTCGTTCCAGATGATCGACGACGCCTACTCCCAACCCGTGGTCGTGATCCGACCGGAGTTGACCGAGGCGGAGCGCGACGTGATCGAGGCCGATATCAAGAGCCTCGGCGACCCCTATCCCACGGGCCCGGAGGTATGGCGCCGGCTCCAGCCCCATACGGCCTCGCTGCCGCGCCACGAGGTCCGAGAGGCACTGAACAACCGCCTCGCCGACCTGGTCGTCGGCGACCTGGTGGTCTGGCGCGGCTTCTACGACCCGCTCCGGGGGTTGGACAGCGAGCGGGTGGAGGACCCGACCGCGTTCCTGGTCTGA
- the cas8c gene encoding type I-C CRISPR-associated protein Cas8c/Csd1 — protein MLLQRLGEYAERAAEDLPAEYHRAKVIDRVLRLSADGRTGELEDRRKPAKQRAEALVEYVPHVQRSGVKVPPYLLVDTAEFVLGVPNANGRNGLTDKERAEAERRHAAYRELALRWADSVPDDPAATALRTYLTAPDVARPALDGVGHKEMVAVRVGTCWLHALPSAQGLWADVVRERKGGKKERSGLCLVCGEHGALLATIPEPVKKGSVPTTGGSNEGQLVSINTAAQGRNGIQQLVNTPICHRCGGRAMAALNHLLASPTQSRRFKDYGTFTWWTREAGEDPDLTPTLNDQPDEATIARLIDSIDDQPTPRAADGVDPDAFHGLTIGLNNARIVVRDWIDVPVPEIKHTLGLWYRQHGVHEGWKRRIRHVPRWQMALSCGRWDGQRYVRDSAPIGLETELMFSALHGSRLPARVLPLLVQRIHADRNIDAPRAALIRLALNRTDHYRKPEMPAALDETDNHPVYLWGRIFAVLEQIQRLAVPGLNTSLRDKYLPTAAAAPDPTMTQLLKNANGHLKRLHREKRGAGIALETRLNEFLGRMPRGALPQHLNLIEQGDFLMGYYHQRQADFEAAAEAKTSANDQSQAPVPAQPSA, from the coding sequence ATGCTGCTGCAACGACTGGGCGAGTACGCCGAGCGGGCCGCCGAGGATCTGCCCGCCGAGTACCACAGGGCGAAGGTCATCGATCGGGTGCTGCGCCTCTCGGCGGACGGCAGGACCGGCGAGTTGGAGGACCGGCGCAAGCCGGCGAAGCAACGGGCGGAGGCGCTCGTCGAGTACGTTCCGCACGTTCAGCGATCCGGCGTCAAGGTGCCGCCGTATCTGCTGGTGGACACGGCCGAGTTCGTTCTCGGCGTGCCCAACGCCAACGGTAGGAACGGGCTGACGGACAAGGAACGGGCCGAGGCCGAACGGCGGCATGCCGCCTACCGTGAACTCGCTCTGCGCTGGGCCGACTCCGTGCCCGACGACCCCGCCGCGACGGCGCTGCGGACGTATCTGACCGCGCCTGATGTGGCGCGTCCAGCCCTGGACGGTGTCGGGCACAAGGAGATGGTCGCCGTCCGTGTCGGCACCTGTTGGTTGCACGCCCTCCCCTCGGCGCAGGGGCTCTGGGCCGACGTGGTGCGGGAACGCAAGGGCGGCAAGAAGGAACGGTCCGGGCTGTGCCTGGTGTGCGGCGAGCATGGCGCGTTGCTCGCCACGATCCCCGAGCCGGTGAAGAAGGGATCGGTGCCGACCACCGGCGGCAGCAACGAGGGCCAGCTGGTCTCCATCAACACCGCAGCCCAGGGGCGCAACGGAATCCAGCAGCTCGTCAACACCCCGATCTGCCACCGCTGCGGCGGTCGAGCCATGGCCGCCCTGAACCATCTGCTCGCCTCACCGACCCAGAGCAGGCGCTTCAAGGACTACGGCACATTCACGTGGTGGACCCGCGAGGCGGGGGAGGACCCCGACCTCACGCCCACGTTGAACGACCAGCCGGACGAGGCCACCATCGCGCGACTGATCGACAGCATCGACGACCAGCCAACTCCCCGCGCCGCCGACGGCGTTGACCCCGACGCCTTCCACGGCCTGACCATCGGGCTGAACAACGCGCGGATCGTGGTGCGCGACTGGATCGACGTGCCGGTCCCCGAGATCAAGCACACCCTCGGGCTCTGGTACCGGCAGCACGGCGTACACGAGGGTTGGAAGCGCCGCATCCGTCATGTGCCCAGATGGCAGATGGCCCTGTCGTGCGGGCGTTGGGACGGTCAGCGCTATGTGCGGGACAGTGCCCCGATCGGTCTGGAGACGGAGTTGATGTTCTCCGCGCTCCACGGCAGTCGGCTTCCCGCGCGCGTGCTGCCGCTGCTGGTGCAGCGCATCCACGCCGACCGCAACATCGACGCCCCCCGTGCCGCGCTCATCCGCCTCGCCCTCAACCGAACTGACCACTACAGGAAGCCCGAGATGCCCGCCGCCCTCGACGAAACGGACAACCACCCCGTCTATCTGTGGGGCCGGATCTTCGCCGTGCTGGAACAGATCCAACGCCTGGCCGTTCCCGGGCTCAACACCAGCCTCCGCGACAAGTACCTGCCGACCGCCGCCGCGGCCCCCGACCCGACGATGACCCAGCTGTTGAAGAACGCCAACGGCCATCTCAAGCGGCTCCATCGAGAGAAGCGCGGCGCCGGCATCGCGCTGGAGACCCGGCTGAACGAGTTCCTGGGACGGATGCCGCGCGGCGCCCTCCCGCAGCATCTGAACCTGATCGAGCAGGGCGACTTTCTCATGGGCTACTACCACCAGCGCCAGGCGGACTTCGAGGCCGCCGCCGAGGCGAAGACGTCGGCCAACGACCAGAGCCAAGCGCCCGTGCCTGCCCAGCCCTCGGCGTAA
- the cas5c gene encoding type I-C CRISPR-associated protein Cas5c: MSSTTAGARRPARGNEGWAFPDLVVETWGELACFTRPELKSERVSYPLMTPSAADGLLQSVFWKPQFQYVIRRIEVLSPVRWARVRRNEVASVPNASTVAAFQKDRRRRYDVEADRDQRGTTALQDVRYRIHAQIAVSAKARAGGNGFPPASEEKYREQLRRRVERGACFSQPFFGCREFTAFFGPATDLPPQTDWNDELGVMLHSIAYTPEGERYRWFRASVRGGVMEVEQPLPEGAVAVADPHWRADAGSGSGGE; the protein is encoded by the coding sequence ATGAGTTCGACGACCGCCGGTGCGCGGCGGCCCGCGCGGGGGAACGAGGGGTGGGCGTTTCCCGATCTCGTCGTGGAGACGTGGGGGGAGTTGGCGTGCTTCACCCGGCCGGAGTTGAAGTCGGAACGGGTGAGCTATCCGCTGATGACGCCTTCCGCCGCCGACGGTCTGCTCCAGTCCGTCTTCTGGAAGCCACAGTTCCAGTATGTGATCCGGCGGATCGAGGTGCTCAGCCCGGTGCGGTGGGCGCGGGTGCGGCGCAACGAGGTCGCGTCCGTGCCGAACGCGTCAACGGTGGCGGCGTTCCAGAAGGACCGGCGCCGGCGCTATGACGTGGAGGCGGACCGCGATCAGCGCGGCACGACCGCGCTGCAGGACGTGCGGTACCGGATTCACGCCCAGATCGCCGTCTCGGCGAAGGCGCGGGCCGGTGGCAACGGGTTCCCACCCGCCTCGGAGGAGAAGTACCGGGAGCAGTTGCGGCGGCGGGTCGAGCGCGGAGCGTGCTTCTCGCAACCGTTCTTCGGCTGCCGAGAGTTCACCGCCTTCTTCGGGCCGGCAACGGATCTGCCGCCGCAGACCGACTGGAACGACGAGTTGGGCGTGATGCTGCACTCCATCGCGTACACACCCGAGGGCGAGCGGTATCGGTGGTTCCGCGCCTCGGTGCGTGGGGGTGTCATGGAGGTCGAGCAGCCGTTGCCCGAGGGCGCGGTCGCCGTGGCCGACCCCCACTGGCGTGCCGACGCGGGCTCAGGTTCGGGCGGGGAGTAG
- the cas7c gene encoding type I-C CRISPR-associated protein Cas7/Csd2, with the protein MTDPHLDPQRKHDFVLLIEALDSNPNGDPDNGGLPRTDVVTGQGLITDVAIKRKIRNTVALFNSEERRPGYEIYVEAGTALNAQHERAYVEGGATAKDSAQRWMCQNFFDVRMFGAVMTTGKRERRAGRVQGPVQLGFARSIDPVTPLDIGITRVTPTREEDLAAWNNPRPEGESGKDKGKKEVNAKETEMGSKHIVPYGLYRGSGHFSAPLAAKTGVTSDDLAMFWRALTLMFEHDRAAARTGLTLRALHVFSHDDAFGRVPAHTLTDLVTATLRGTTPARSITDYDLSDPATAALPNGVVLTTLVQPAATPVRPTIPAPA; encoded by the coding sequence ATGACCGACCCGCACCTGGACCCCCAGCGCAAGCACGACTTCGTCCTCCTGATCGAGGCCCTCGACTCCAACCCCAACGGCGACCCGGACAACGGCGGTCTTCCCCGCACCGATGTGGTCACCGGCCAGGGGCTCATCACGGACGTCGCCATCAAGCGGAAGATCCGCAACACCGTCGCCCTGTTCAACTCGGAGGAGCGGAGGCCCGGTTACGAGATCTATGTCGAGGCCGGCACCGCGTTGAACGCCCAGCACGAGCGCGCCTATGTGGAGGGCGGTGCGACGGCGAAGGACTCCGCCCAGCGGTGGATGTGCCAGAACTTCTTCGACGTCCGGATGTTCGGCGCCGTCATGACCACCGGGAAGCGGGAACGCCGGGCCGGCCGCGTCCAGGGGCCCGTGCAACTCGGCTTCGCCCGCAGCATCGACCCGGTGACCCCGCTCGACATCGGCATCACCCGGGTCACCCCCACCCGGGAGGAGGACCTCGCCGCCTGGAACAACCCGCGGCCGGAGGGCGAGTCCGGCAAGGACAAGGGGAAGAAGGAGGTCAACGCCAAGGAGACCGAGATGGGCTCCAAGCACATCGTCCCCTACGGCCTCTACAGGGGCAGCGGCCACTTCAGCGCCCCGCTCGCCGCGAAGACCGGCGTGACCAGCGACGATCTCGCCATGTTCTGGCGCGCGTTGACCCTGATGTTCGAGCACGACCGCGCCGCCGCCCGCACCGGGCTTACCCTGCGCGCCCTGCATGTCTTCAGCCATGACGACGCGTTCGGCAGGGTGCCCGCGCACACCCTCACGGATTTGGTCACGGCCACGCTCCGAGGCACCACGCCAGCCCGGAGCATCACCGACTACGACCTCTCCGACCCCGCAACCGCCGCCCTGCCGAACGGGGTTGTGCTGACCACCCTCGTCCAGCCCGCTGCCACGCCCGTCCGTCCCACCATCCCGGCGCCCGCGTGA
- the cas1c gene encoding type I-C CRISPR-associated endonuclease Cas1c, protein MSLELLNTLYVQTQGADLRLEEDSVRVRLPEATARRVLPLRRIDAIVVYGHVNLSTELITRCAQDARSITWMSGGGRFLGRLDGAVRGNVLLRQAQHRALADESVSLEIARNVVAGKIRNSRWIILRTARDAAPPAREEMRTVAATLAEKIDTVASAADVDTLRGIEGDSARLHFAAFRHALRPADGIPPFERRVRRPPTDPVNALLSYLYGMVRGMVHGAAEQVGLDPYVGYLHGIRPAKPGLVLDLMEEFRPVLADRLALTLLNRRQLRAEHFEELAGGAVQLTEDGRAVVIREWQEARQQLWEHGLAGRSVPAGLLPVMQARLLARHLRGDLPGYLPWKVTA, encoded by the coding sequence GTGAGCCTCGAACTCCTCAACACCCTCTACGTCCAGACCCAGGGCGCGGACCTCCGTCTGGAGGAGGACTCCGTCCGCGTCCGCCTCCCCGAGGCCACCGCGCGCCGCGTCCTGCCGTTACGCCGGATCGACGCCATCGTGGTCTACGGACACGTCAACCTCTCCACCGAACTGATCACCCGCTGCGCCCAGGACGCCCGTTCCATCACCTGGATGAGCGGCGGTGGACGGTTCCTCGGCCGTCTCGACGGCGCCGTACGCGGCAACGTCCTCCTCCGTCAGGCACAACACCGCGCGTTGGCCGACGAGTCGGTGAGCCTGGAGATCGCCCGCAACGTCGTCGCCGGCAAGATCCGCAACAGCCGCTGGATCATTCTCCGGACCGCGCGCGACGCGGCGCCGCCCGCGCGGGAGGAGATGCGCACGGTGGCCGCGACGCTGGCCGAGAAGATCGACACCGTCGCCTCGGCCGCGGACGTCGACACCCTCCGGGGCATCGAAGGCGACTCGGCCCGCCTGCACTTCGCCGCGTTCCGCCACGCGCTGCGACCGGCGGACGGCATCCCCCCTTTCGAACGCCGAGTCCGCCGGCCACCCACCGACCCCGTCAACGCGCTGCTCTCCTACCTGTACGGAATGGTGCGCGGCATGGTCCACGGGGCGGCGGAACAGGTCGGCCTCGACCCGTATGTCGGCTACCTCCACGGCATCCGTCCGGCGAAACCCGGCCTCGTCCTGGACCTGATGGAGGAATTCCGCCCCGTCCTCGCCGACCGGCTGGCCCTCACCCTCCTCAACCGCCGTCAGCTGCGCGCCGAGCACTTCGAGGAACTGGCGGGAGGCGCCGTCCAGTTGACGGAGGACGGCAGGGCCGTGGTCATCCGCGAGTGGCAGGAAGCGCGCCAGCAACTCTGGGAACACGGTCTCGCCGGCCGCTCCGTCCCCGCCGGGCTCCTCCCGGTCATGCAGGCCCGCCTCCTCGCCCGCCATCTGCGCGGCGACCTCCCCGGCTACCTGCCGTGGAAGGTGACGGCGTAA
- a CDS encoding RNA ligase family protein: MFDAASQGPALRPYPKISEGRRLGTSGIREWVATEKVHGAHLLVVCDGTGVHPAKRRELLGDEAMDDFFGMSRVWPELLVAAARFASVLRSAWGDTAVVTIYGELAGGCYPHADAPAAADAEPVQTGVWYAPGLHWLPFDAQVENAQGRRWISDRALRKAAATAGLICPPVLRQGTLAKLHDLPVAFPTRVPALFGLPDLPDNLAEGYVLKPAGEWPEAGSADTRPVAKVKQTSFAEDVRFNGSRPYLPPLQGAAGVPPWILAHAAALLTPARAAAAVSKLGLRAPLEAVAQEISWDVAEELADSLGGLEAGLLGSLGRALLPGAHVLAAFDAEDRRPPGKQRRP; this comes from the coding sequence ATGTTTGACGCTGCCTCTCAAGGTCCCGCACTTCGGCCGTATCCCAAGATTTCTGAGGGAAGAAGGCTCGGTACCTCCGGAATCCGGGAGTGGGTCGCGACGGAAAAGGTGCACGGAGCGCACCTCTTGGTGGTGTGCGACGGCACAGGCGTTCATCCGGCCAAACGGCGTGAGCTGCTGGGCGACGAAGCGATGGATGACTTCTTCGGCATGAGCAGGGTCTGGCCGGAGTTACTTGTGGCAGCTGCCCGCTTCGCCTCCGTACTCCGCAGTGCGTGGGGCGACACCGCAGTGGTGACGATCTACGGTGAGCTGGCCGGCGGATGCTACCCACACGCAGACGCCCCCGCCGCTGCCGACGCCGAGCCGGTCCAGACCGGTGTGTGGTACGCGCCCGGCCTGCACTGGCTGCCGTTCGACGCGCAGGTCGAGAACGCCCAGGGACGCCGTTGGATTTCTGATCGTGCCCTGCGCAAAGCCGCCGCGACCGCAGGACTCATCTGCCCTCCCGTGCTCAGGCAGGGAACGCTCGCCAAGCTCCATGACCTGCCGGTTGCCTTCCCCACCCGGGTTCCAGCCCTCTTCGGGCTGCCCGACCTGCCGGACAACCTCGCCGAAGGCTACGTCCTCAAGCCGGCCGGCGAATGGCCAGAGGCCGGATCCGCGGACACACGCCCGGTGGCCAAGGTGAAGCAGACGTCCTTCGCTGAGGACGTACGGTTCAACGGCTCACGTCCGTATCTCCCACCACTCCAGGGAGCCGCCGGAGTTCCCCCTTGGATTCTGGCCCACGCTGCGGCGCTCCTCACCCCCGCTCGTGCGGCGGCAGCGGTCAGCAAACTGGGCCTTCGCGCTCCCCTGGAAGCCGTGGCTCAGGAGATCAGCTGGGACGTCGCGGAAGAACTCGCCGACTCGCTGGGTGGTCTGGAGGCCGGACTCCTGGGCTCCCTGGGACGGGCGCTTCTACCTGGCGCACACGTACTGGCGGCCTTCGACGCCGAGGACCGCCGTCCTCCGGGCAAACAGAGGAGACCCTGA
- a CDS encoding serine/threonine-protein kinase produces MLRGRLGAGGMGEVFLGRSPGGRLVAVKVVYPHLAGQRDFRARFAREVVAAEAVSGAFTAPVVAAGPDDDLPWIATAYIPGPDLAEAVAGAGSLPEGAVWGLAAGLVEALQAIHVKGLLHRDLKPSNVLLAADGPRVIDFGIARTMEGASLTGTGMVIGTPGFMSPEQAEGGRVGPASDIFALGAVLAYAASGTEPFGQGALLAILNRVVNQDPNLNAVHGPLHDLIAACLAKNPDERPTLPQLLDQVTSQWAPPDEGPTGGSLWPIAVTTLIQQRATTPYTQPAARAPFHDAPTATAPAPRELTRRFEEALRTGEAGDHAEAARLLAGVVSDRARVLGADHPDTLRARYNHAWYTGDMGADTEAVRLLAELAVDYARVSGPDHSDTLHARRLHAYVLGRAGEHGEASRLLAGVVADYERVLGLSHPHALTARHNHAFALGRAGEPLEASRLLADLITDYERVLGSDHPRTLNAREGYDWNLRQLKKRGK; encoded by the coding sequence GTGTTGCGGGGCCGCTTGGGTGCCGGTGGGATGGGTGAGGTGTTCCTGGGCCGGTCGCCGGGGGGCCGTTTGGTGGCGGTGAAGGTGGTGTATCCGCACTTGGCGGGTCAGCGGGATTTCCGTGCTCGTTTCGCCCGGGAGGTGGTGGCGGCCGAGGCGGTCAGTGGGGCGTTCACCGCTCCTGTGGTGGCTGCCGGGCCGGACGATGACTTGCCGTGGATCGCGACCGCCTACATCCCCGGCCCGGACCTGGCCGAGGCGGTAGCCGGGGCCGGCTCGCTGCCGGAGGGTGCGGTGTGGGGGTTGGCGGCCGGGTTGGTCGAGGCGTTGCAGGCCATCCACGTGAAGGGGCTGCTGCATCGGGATCTGAAGCCGTCGAACGTGCTGCTGGCCGCAGACGGTCCGCGAGTGATCGATTTCGGGATCGCCCGCACGATGGAGGGCGCCTCGCTGACGGGGACCGGGATGGTGATCGGCACGCCTGGTTTCATGTCCCCGGAGCAAGCCGAGGGCGGTCGCGTCGGGCCGGCCAGCGACATCTTCGCGCTCGGAGCGGTCCTCGCCTATGCCGCCAGCGGCACCGAACCCTTCGGGCAGGGCGCGCTCTTGGCGATCCTGAACCGCGTCGTCAACCAGGACCCGAACCTGAACGCCGTCCACGGTCCACTTCACGACCTGATCGCCGCCTGCCTGGCCAAGAACCCCGATGAACGGCCTACCCTTCCTCAGCTGTTGGACCAGGTCACCTCGCAGTGGGCCCCGCCTGACGAAGGCCCTACCGGCGGGTCCCTGTGGCCCATCGCCGTGACCACCCTCATCCAACAACGGGCCACCACCCCGTACACCCAGCCTGCGGCCCGGGCCCCGTTCCATGACGCCCCCACCGCGACAGCACCCGCCCCGAGGGAGCTGACCCGCCGCTTCGAAGAGGCGCTACGCACCGGCGAGGCGGGGGATCATGCTGAGGCGGCGCGGCTCTTGGCCGGGGTTGTTTCCGATCGTGCGCGTGTTCTCGGGGCTGACCATCCTGACACCCTGCGCGCCCGGTACAACCACGCCTGGTACACGGGGGACATGGGGGCAGACACGGAGGCGGTGCGACTGTTGGCCGAGCTGGCTGTGGACTACGCGCGCGTGTCGGGTCCTGACCACTCCGACACCCTGCACGCGCGCCGTCTCCATGCCTATGTGCTGGGGCGGGCGGGGGAGCATGGGGAAGCGTCCCGGCTGCTGGCTGGCGTCGTCGCGGATTATGAGCGTGTGCTTGGCCTCAGCCACCCCCATGCGCTGACCGCCCGCCATAATCACGCCTTCGCGCTCGGACGCGCCGGAGAGCCATTGGAAGCGTCCCGGCTGCTCGCCGACCTCATCACGGACTATGAGCGTGTGCTCGGCTCCGACCACCCCCGCACCCTGAACGCGCGCGAGGGCTACGACTGGAACCTGCGCCAGTTGAAGAAACGCGGAAAGTGA
- the cas2 gene encoding CRISPR-associated endonuclease Cas2 translates to MDLLLTYDVDTTNADGARRLRRVAKLCEGYGLRVQKSVFEIVTDEADLLRLLARIDDIINAERDSIRIYRLPAGGLADVRTLGIAQVQSHRDDLVL, encoded by the coding sequence ATGGACCTGCTGCTCACCTACGACGTGGACACGACGAACGCGGACGGCGCGCGGCGACTGCGCCGCGTCGCGAAGCTGTGCGAGGGCTACGGCCTCCGGGTGCAGAAGTCCGTCTTCGAGATCGTCACCGACGAGGCCGACCTGCTCCGCCTCCTGGCCCGCATCGACGACATCATCAACGCGGAACGCGACAGCATCCGCATCTACCGCCTCCCCGCAGGCGGCCTCGCCGACGTCCGAACCCTCGGCATCGCGCAGGTGCAGTCCCACCGGGACGACCTCGTCCTGTGA
- the cas4 gene encoding CRISPR-associated protein Cas4: MTTDRAGAPREGDPIQVPLSALEHFAYCPRQSGLILLEDAFEDDVATVRGTLLHQRVDTPGNRGRGSVRTLHALPVWNDDLGLVGVCDAVELHADGSVLPVEHKSGRYRPGGPADLQVAGQAMCLEAMFHTTIEQAAIYSATDRRRHQITVDAPLREQVMNVTEAVRQMITSASLPSPVTDGRCRRCSMVDSCMPRVLADDRRYRQGLRDLYRTTPEPENV, from the coding sequence GTGACCACCGATCGGGCGGGGGCTCCGCGGGAGGGGGACCCGATCCAGGTCCCCCTCTCCGCCCTGGAACACTTCGCCTACTGCCCCCGGCAGAGCGGCCTGATCCTGCTGGAGGACGCCTTCGAGGACGACGTCGCCACCGTGCGCGGCACGCTCCTCCACCAACGCGTCGACACCCCTGGCAACCGGGGCAGGGGCTCCGTTCGCACCCTGCACGCGCTGCCCGTCTGGAACGACGACCTCGGCCTGGTCGGCGTCTGCGACGCCGTCGAACTCCACGCCGACGGCAGCGTCCTGCCCGTCGAGCACAAGTCGGGCCGCTACCGCCCCGGCGGCCCGGCCGACCTCCAGGTGGCGGGGCAGGCCATGTGCCTGGAGGCCATGTTCCACACCACGATCGAACAGGCCGCGATCTACTCGGCCACCGACCGCCGACGTCACCAGATCACCGTGGATGCGCCCCTGCGCGAACAGGTGATGAACGTGACCGAGGCGGTTCGGCAGATGATCACCTCGGCGAGCCTGCCGTCCCCGGTCACCGACGGCCGCTGCCGCCGCTGCTCGATGGTCGACTCCTGTATGCCGCGCGTCCTCGCCGACGACCGCCGCTACCGGCAGGGCCTCCGGGACCTCTACCGCACCACCCCCGAACCGGAGAACGTGTGA